A region of Lycium barbarum isolate Lr01 chromosome 3, ASM1917538v2, whole genome shotgun sequence DNA encodes the following proteins:
- the LOC132631100 gene encoding uncharacterized protein LOC132631100 — MNTENSQIPTRNGTAVGPTLISHVPFHPDDYTHPCHPLYVHPSDLLASSLVSELFDGTCYGSWRRSILIALSRCNDLVVAWLANSVTKEIHRSVVYSEFAKDIWRELEARYGKVDGARVFELKKALAHISQGSLDIASYFTKTKQLWDELASISVLSENRCNCIGGAKSEEEQKVYQFLMGLNEVYVQVRSNILMIKPLPSMDTTYSILLSDEKQRQVSASTVFPSESASFHASFNTGGSKFAPKVQFDPQKASLYCKYCKRTGYVIEKCHRLHGYPSNFKFTRGSGSNSGPRKVAAKAASVRL; from the exons ATGAACACCGAGAATTCTCAAATTCCTACCCGTAATGGTACTGCTGTGGGTCCAACCCTTATTTCGCATGTACCATTTCACCCAGATGACTATACTCACCCCTGTCACCCTTTGTATGTGCACCCATCTGATTTGCTGGCTTCATCTTTAGTTTCTGAATTGTTTGATGGAACTTGCTATGGTAGTTGGCGTAGGTCAATTTTGATTGCCTTATCT CGTTGCAATGACCTAGTTGTTGCTTGGCTGGCCAACTCTGTCACTAAGGAAATACATAGATCTGTTGTATACTCTGAGTTTGCTAAGGATATTTGGAGGGAATTAGAAGCTAGGTATGGTAAGGTTGATGGTGCTAGGGTATTTGAGTTGAAAAAAGCCTTGGCTCACATTTCCCAAGGTTCTCTTGACATTGCTTCTTATTTTACCAAGACAAAACAATTGTGGGATGAGTTAGCTTCAATCTCTGTTCTTTCTGAGAATAGGTGTAATTGTATTGGGGGTGCTAAATCTGAGGAGGAACAAAAGGTCTATCAATTTCTCATGGGTTTAAATGAGGTTTATGTCCAAGTGAGGAGTAACATTCTTATGATTAAGCCTCTCCCTTCCATGGACACTACTTATAGCATCCTTCTCAGTGATGAAAAACAAAGACAAGTGTCTGCTAGTACTGTTTTTCCCTCTGAATCAGCCTCCTTCCATGCCTCTTTCAACACTGGTGGATCTAAGTTTGCTCCCAAAGTACAATTTGATCCTCAGAAGGCATCTCTATATTGCAAATACTGCAAGAGGACAGGGTATGTTATTGAGAAATGTCACAGGCTTCATGGTTACCCTTCAAACTTTAAATTCACTAGGGGTTCTGGTTCTAATTCTGGTCCTAGAAAGGTTGCTGCCAAAGCTGCTT CTGTTCGGTTGTGA